One Setaria viridis chromosome 7, Setaria_viridis_v4.0, whole genome shotgun sequence genomic region harbors:
- the LOC117864412 gene encoding ruBisCO large subunit-binding protein subunit beta, chloroplastic: MSRMAPPSPPMSMKPPTLPFSPPKKPPPMPIYKDLHFNRDLSATKKLQAGVDLVARLVGVTLGPKGRNVVLGNKYGPPKIVNDGETVLKEIELEDPLENLGVKLVRQAGARTNDIAGDGCTTSIILARGLIAEGMKVLAAGINPVQVARGIEKTAAALVSELKLMSREIEDHELAHVAAVSAGNDYAVGNMISDAFQRVGRKGMVRIENGRGTENSLDVVEGMQFERGYLSPYFVTDRSNMTVEFTDCKILMVDKKITDASEIIRILDSAVKENYPLLIIAEDVEEAAMADLIKNKLKGTIKVAAVKAFSFGEQKTQCLDDIAVMTGGTVVRDDMGYSLEKAGKEVLGSAAKVVIRKDSTLIVTDGSTHHAVEKRVALIKGQIENSKERYNKKILGERIARLCGGIAIIQVGAQTVIEMKDKKLRIEDALNATRAAIEEGVVVGGGCSLLRLSKKIDAIKDSSLDNMEQKIGADIFKKALSYPTSLIANNAGVNGDFVIEKVLLNDNTNYGYNAAKNRYEDLMAAGILDPSKVVRCCIEHAAVVAKSFLTSDVVVVEAKESKPIRIRPPMPPRSLIPPMPASVSGIRV; the protein is encoded by the exons ATGTCAAGAATGGCGCCTCCGTCTCCTCCTATGTCCATGAAGCCTCCGACGCTGCCCTTCTCCCCTCCCAagaagccgccgccgatgccgataTACAAGGACCTGCACTTCAACCGTGACCTCTCCGCTACCAAGAAGCTCCAGGCCGGGGTGGACCTGGTGGCGCGGTTGGTGGGGGTCACCCTGGGGCCCAAGGGGAGGAACGTGGTGCTTGGTAACAAGTATGGCCCTCCCAAGATTGTCAATGATGGGGAAACAGTGCTTAAGGAG ATCGAATTGGAGGATCCATTAGAAAATCTTGGAGTGAAGCTAGTCAGACAGGCTGGTGCAAGGACCAATGATATTGCAGGAGATGGTTGTACCACTTCCATAATCCTCGCTCGAGGTCTGATTGCTGAAGGAATGAAG GTTCTTGCAGCTGGAATCAACCCAGTTCAGGTTGCACGTGGCATTGAGAAGACTGCTGCTGCTTTGGTGTCTGAACTCAAATTAATGTCACGGGAG ATTGAAGACCATGAACTTGCACATGTGGCTGCAGTTAGTGCAGGAAACGATTATGCTGTTGGAAATATGATCTCTGATGCTTTTCAAAGAGTAGGTAGAAAAGGAATGGTGAGAATTGAAAATGGAAGAGGTACTGAGAACAGTCTTGATGTTGTCGAAGGAATGCAATTTGAACGTGGTTACCTCTCACCTTACTTTGTTACTGATCGTTCAAATATGACGGTTGAGTTCACAGACTGTAAG aTTCTAATGGTTGACAAGAAAATTACTGATGCTAGTGAAATTATAAGGATACTGGACAGTGCTGTAAAAGAAAATTATCCTTTGTTAATAATTGCTGAGGATGTGGAAGAAGCAGCAATGGCTGATTTGATAAAAAACAAGCTGAAAGGGACAATCAAGGTTGCAGCAGTCAAGGCCTTCTCTTTTGGGGAGCAAAAGACACAATGCTTGGATGATATTGCAGTCATGACAGGAG GTACAGTAGTGAGGGATGACATGGGATATTCACTGGAAAAGGCAGGAAAAGAGGTTCTGGGTTCTGCTGCTAAGGTGGTTATCAGGAAAGATTCAACATTAATTGTTACTGATGGAAGCACTCATCATGCAGTTGAGAAAAGAGTTGCTCTGATAAAAGGACAAATTGAG AACTCAAAGGAAAGGTACAACAAGAAGATATTGGGTGAGAGGATAGCAAGGTTATGTGGTGGAATTGCAATCATCCAG GTTGGTGCTCAAACAGTCATTGAGATGAAAGATAAGAAGTTGAGAATTGAAGATGCTCTTAATGCAACCAGG GCAGCTATTGAGGAGGGTGTTGTAGTTGGTGGTGGATGTAGCCTATTAAGGTTATCGAAGAAGATTGACGCAATCAAGGATTCATCATTGGATAATATGGAGCAGAAG ATTGGTGCTGACATCTTCAAGAAAGCCTTGAGTTACCCTACCTCACTAATAGCAAACAATGCGGGGGTGAATGGTGATTTTGTCATTGAAAAG GTGTTATTGAATGATAACACAAATTATGGTTACAATGCTGCCAAGAACCGCTATGAGGACTTGATGGCTGCCGGAATACTGGACCCATCCAAG GTTGTGAGATGTTGCATTGAGCATGCTGCTGTGGTTGCGAAATCTTTTCTCACTTCtgatgtggtggtggtggaggcaaaAGAAAGTAAACCAATTCGAATAAGACCCCCAATGCCTCCTAGGAGCTTGATCCCCCCAATGCCTGCCTCAG TTTCAGGTATTCGAGTGTAG